The Halarchaeum grantii genome includes a window with the following:
- a CDS encoding PH domain-containing protein, with protein MEALHPRVRLLWAAGAAISAAVLAAIAGAFTWVDPLSLGLSPVLVGGVVFGAALVLGIGYASARYRAWRFEVREDTLYLERGVFTRVRTVVPYVRVQHVDSQRGPLERVLGLSTVVVYTAGSRGADVAIPGLAAARASDLQERLRALAIESEPADAV; from the coding sequence ATGGAAGCACTCCATCCCCGCGTGCGCCTGCTGTGGGCGGCCGGTGCGGCCATCAGCGCCGCCGTTCTCGCCGCCATCGCCGGCGCGTTCACGTGGGTCGACCCGCTCTCGCTCGGCCTCTCGCCCGTGCTCGTCGGCGGCGTCGTCTTCGGTGCGGCGCTCGTCCTCGGCATCGGGTACGCGAGCGCGCGCTATCGCGCGTGGCGCTTCGAGGTGCGCGAGGACACCCTCTATCTCGAACGCGGCGTCTTCACGCGCGTGCGCACGGTCGTGCCCTACGTCCGCGTCCAGCACGTCGACAGCCAGCGCGGGCCGCTCGAACGCGTCCTCGGGTTGAGTACGGTCGTCGTCTACACGGCCGGCTCGCGGGGCGCGGACGTCGCGATTCCGGGTCTCGCCGCCGCCCGCGCGAGCGACCTGCAGGAGCGCCTGCGCGCGCTCGCGATCGAGAGCGAACCCGCCGACGCCGTATGA
- a CDS encoding extracellular solute-binding protein has product MTQDRTRRFTNRRAFLAGAVGTASALAGCSALTGSSGESTTTSPAVTTADGTVNASAGGAPSIDDLPDLEGDLTVYLGRGEGGAYGDLVSYLEDTRYDDFSVTLKRGPSSGLANTILTEADNGGSPADVFWSIDAASLALVAKNGLAASLPSDLTGVVPAKFRDSKRRWVGLTGRARAIPYNTEALSADDIPASVFDIPDRERFRDALGWAPSYGSFQAFVTAMRHLEGEERTREWLTGIQNTGVQSYPGEFGVTYDVAQGTVDAGLANHYYALRLKQSKPDAPVDLAFTRGGPGALINVAGALVLDSTERFDLATNFVRHFLTREIQTYLVEHVYSYPLAPGVAPPDGGDIELPSLADLDPPDIDLATLGNVQETIALLRDTGVL; this is encoded by the coding sequence ATGACACAGGACCGAACACGACGATTCACGAACCGCCGCGCGTTCCTCGCGGGCGCCGTGGGTACCGCGAGCGCGCTCGCGGGCTGTAGCGCCCTCACCGGCTCGTCCGGCGAGTCGACGACGACCAGCCCGGCCGTCACGACGGCCGACGGCACGGTGAACGCGTCGGCGGGCGGCGCGCCGTCCATCGACGACCTGCCCGACCTCGAGGGCGACCTCACCGTCTACCTCGGACGCGGGGAAGGCGGCGCGTACGGCGACCTCGTCTCGTACCTCGAGGACACCCGCTACGACGACTTCTCCGTCACGCTCAAGCGCGGACCGTCATCGGGGCTGGCGAACACCATCCTCACCGAGGCGGACAACGGCGGATCGCCAGCGGACGTGTTCTGGTCCATCGACGCCGCCTCGCTCGCTCTCGTCGCCAAGAACGGTCTCGCGGCGTCGCTCCCGAGCGACCTCACGGGCGTCGTCCCCGCGAAGTTCCGCGACTCGAAGCGCCGCTGGGTCGGCCTCACCGGCCGCGCGCGCGCCATCCCCTACAACACGGAGGCACTGAGCGCCGACGACATCCCCGCGAGCGTCTTCGACATCCCCGACCGGGAGCGCTTCCGGGACGCGCTCGGCTGGGCGCCCTCCTACGGGTCGTTTCAGGCGTTCGTCACCGCGATGCGCCACCTCGAAGGCGAGGAGCGCACCCGCGAGTGGCTGACCGGAATTCAGAACACCGGCGTCCAGTCGTATCCGGGCGAGTTCGGCGTCACCTACGACGTCGCGCAGGGCACCGTCGACGCGGGGCTCGCCAACCACTACTACGCGCTCCGCCTGAAGCAGTCGAAACCCGACGCGCCAGTCGACCTCGCGTTCACCCGTGGTGGACCGGGCGCGCTCATCAACGTCGCGGGCGCGCTCGTCCTCGACTCGACCGAGCGCTTCGACCTCGCGACGAACTTCGTCCGCCACTTCCTCACCCGGGAGATACAGACCTACCTCGTCGAGCACGTCTACTCCTACCCGCTCGCGCCCGGCGTCGCGCCGCCGGACGGCGGCGACATCGAACTGCCGTCGCTCGCGGACCTCGACCCACCGGACATCGACCTCGCGACGCTCGGGAACGTCCAGGAAACCATCGCGCTCTTGCGCGACACCGGCGTCCTCTGA
- the gatE gene encoding Glu-tRNA(Gln) amidotransferase subunit GatE has protein sequence MTTGEFDYEELGLVAGLEIHQQLDTATKLFCACPTTRREPEEHDRTFTRYLHPTKSELGEIDEAALEESQVEREFEYLAFDSTCLVEEDDEPPHRLDEEALDVALEVANLMDMTALDQAHVMRKVVIDGSNTSGFQRSSLVAQDGEIETSEGSVGIEDIMLEEESAARVEEDDSGATFALDRLGIPLVEIGTDPDIRSPEQAREAAERIGMLLRSTGKVKRGLGTIRQDVNVSIAEGARVEMKGVQSLDDIDDLVRFEVQRQVRLLEVADELAERDASVGEVQDVTDVFAETESAVVRGALESDGLVFAVPLYGFDGLVGRELQPDRRLGTELSDHAKRHGAGGIFHTDELPAYGVTEDEVTALREAVGAGEDDAVAMVAAEADVARGATEAAADRARTALEGVPEETRGANEDGTTEYLRPLPGAARMYPETDVPPVEPDPSEVETPELLTEKVERYVADFDLNEDVAEQVAYGRRWRLFEDAVSRGVDPNLAARTVESTVTSLRRDGIPVENLADEHFHGVFDLVAADEITQEGVPELLEALAEEPDRTAAEAAEDAGLGSADEDVVREAVVEVVERNAEQVEEEGMGAFSGLMGEAMGALRGKAEGDLVSQVLREEIQKRA, from the coding sequence ATGACTACGGGCGAGTTCGACTACGAGGAACTGGGGCTGGTCGCCGGCCTCGAGATTCACCAGCAGCTGGATACGGCGACTAAGCTCTTCTGTGCGTGCCCGACGACGCGACGCGAACCCGAGGAGCACGACCGGACGTTCACGCGCTACCTCCACCCGACGAAGAGCGAGCTCGGCGAGATCGACGAGGCGGCCCTCGAGGAGTCGCAGGTCGAGCGCGAGTTCGAGTACCTCGCCTTCGACTCGACGTGCCTCGTCGAGGAGGACGACGAGCCGCCACACCGGCTGGACGAGGAGGCGCTCGACGTCGCCCTCGAGGTCGCGAACCTGATGGACATGACGGCGCTCGACCAGGCTCACGTCATGCGGAAGGTCGTCATCGACGGCTCGAACACCTCGGGCTTCCAGCGCTCGTCGCTCGTCGCGCAGGACGGCGAGATCGAGACGAGCGAGGGCTCGGTGGGTATCGAGGACATCATGCTGGAGGAGGAGTCGGCGGCGCGCGTCGAGGAGGACGATTCGGGCGCGACGTTCGCGCTCGACCGGCTGGGCATCCCGCTCGTCGAGATCGGCACGGACCCGGACATCCGGAGCCCGGAGCAGGCCCGCGAGGCCGCCGAGCGCATCGGCATGCTGCTGCGCTCGACGGGGAAGGTCAAACGCGGCCTCGGCACGATCCGACAGGACGTGAACGTCTCCATCGCGGAGGGCGCGCGCGTCGAGATGAAGGGCGTCCAGAGCCTCGACGACATCGACGACCTGGTGCGCTTCGAGGTCCAGCGACAGGTTCGCCTCCTCGAGGTCGCGGACGAGCTCGCCGAGCGCGACGCCTCCGTCGGCGAGGTGCAGGACGTGACGGACGTCTTCGCGGAGACGGAGTCCGCGGTGGTTCGCGGCGCGCTCGAATCGGATGGGTTGGTCTTCGCGGTCCCGCTCTACGGCTTCGACGGTCTCGTGGGGCGGGAGCTCCAGCCGGACCGCCGGCTGGGGACGGAGCTCTCCGACCACGCGAAGCGCCACGGTGCAGGCGGTATCTTCCACACGGACGAACTGCCGGCGTACGGCGTCACCGAGGACGAGGTCACCGCGCTCCGCGAGGCGGTCGGCGCGGGCGAGGACGACGCCGTCGCGATGGTGGCGGCGGAGGCGGACGTCGCGCGGGGCGCGACGGAGGCGGCGGCGGACCGCGCACGGACGGCGCTCGAGGGCGTCCCGGAGGAGACGCGGGGCGCGAACGAGGACGGGACGACGGAGTACCTCCGCCCGCTCCCGGGCGCGGCGCGGATGTACCCGGAGACGGACGTGCCGCCGGTCGAGCCCGACCCCTCGGAGGTCGAGACGCCGGAGCTCCTCACGGAGAAGGTCGAGCGCTACGTCGCGGACTTCGACCTGAACGAGGACGTCGCCGAGCAGGTCGCCTACGGCCGTCGGTGGCGGCTCTTCGAGGACGCCGTCTCAAGAGGGGTGGACCCGAACCTCGCGGCGCGCACCGTCGAGTCGACGGTGACGAGTCTGCGCCGCGACGGCATACCCGTAGAAAACCTCGCCGACGAGCACTTCCACGGCGTCTTCGACCTCGTCGCGGCGGACGAGATCACGCAGGAGGGCGTCCCCGAGCTGCTCGAAGCGCTCGCCGAGGAGCCCGACCGGACGGCGGCGGAGGCCGCAGAGGACGCGGGTCTCGGCTCGGCGGACGAGGACGTCGTGCGCGAGGCCGTCGTCGAGGTCGTCGAGCGCAACGCCGAGCAGGTCGAGGAGGAGGGCATGGGCGCCTTCTCCGGGCTGATGGGTGAGGCGATGGGCGCGCTCCGTGGGAAGGCGGAGGGCGACCTCGTCAGTCAGGTGCTCCGCGAGGAGATCCAGAAGCGCGCGTAG
- a CDS encoding DMT family transporter: MSLTDTLRSPRGTAAMFVALAAFWGTSFVAIETGLHAFPPLLFAGLRYAIAGGIVLLYAVLTTDRWLPRSRGEWLSVGVSGVLVIALYHALLYLGELHVSGAVAAVVISIAPVLTAVFASVLLPDESLGRVELVGFGLGVLGVAVIAAPSGDAIGAATVVPVLLILGGAVAFALGGVLTRPLKTSLPLRSMQAWTMLLGAGVLFAGAALRGESVAAIHWTPNAIVSLVYLTVVSGVVAFLIYFELLDRAGPSTVHLVSYLEPVVATLMSFAVLGDVVGPRALVGFLAVFAGFAVVERDRFAVLDATRERARLAYVRLVHSEHVSPDGRRSYEHADD, translated from the coding sequence ATGTCTCTCACCGACACCCTCCGCAGTCCGCGCGGCACCGCCGCGATGTTCGTGGCGCTCGCGGCGTTCTGGGGGACGTCGTTCGTCGCCATCGAGACGGGGCTTCACGCCTTTCCGCCCCTCCTCTTCGCGGGCCTCCGCTACGCGATCGCCGGCGGCATCGTCCTCCTGTACGCCGTTCTCACGACCGACCGCTGGCTCCCCCGCAGTCGGGGCGAGTGGCTGAGCGTCGGCGTGAGCGGCGTCCTCGTCATCGCGCTCTACCACGCCCTCCTCTACCTCGGCGAACTCCACGTCTCCGGCGCGGTCGCCGCCGTCGTCATCTCCATCGCGCCCGTGCTCACCGCCGTCTTCGCGAGCGTCCTCCTCCCCGACGAGTCGCTCGGCCGGGTCGAGCTCGTCGGCTTCGGTCTCGGCGTCCTCGGCGTCGCCGTCATCGCCGCGCCGAGCGGTGACGCCATCGGCGCCGCGACGGTCGTCCCCGTCCTCCTCATCCTCGGCGGCGCCGTCGCGTTCGCCCTCGGCGGCGTGCTCACGCGCCCCCTCAAGACGAGCCTCCCGCTGCGCTCGATGCAGGCGTGGACGATGCTCCTCGGTGCCGGCGTCCTCTTCGCGGGTGCCGCCCTCCGCGGCGAATCCGTCGCCGCGATCCACTGGACGCCCAACGCGATCGTCTCGCTCGTCTACCTCACGGTCGTCTCCGGCGTCGTCGCGTTCCTCATCTACTTCGAACTCCTCGACCGCGCCGGCCCGAGCACCGTCCACCTCGTCAGCTACCTCGAACCCGTCGTCGCGACGCTGATGAGCTTCGCCGTCCTCGGCGACGTGGTCGGCCCGCGCGCGCTCGTCGGCTTCCTCGCGGTCTTCGCCGGCTTCGCCGTCGTCGAGCGCGATCGCTTCGCCGTCCTCGACGCCACCCGCGAACGCGCCCGCCTCGCCTACGTCCGCCTCGTCCACAGCGAGCACGTCTCGCCGGACGGCCGGCGCAGCTACGAGCACGCCGACGACTGA
- a CDS encoding RNA methyltransferase, with protein MGDSAPAVAVVDAETPGNVGTIARAMKNFGFSDLYLVDPPDLSRESEAYGFAGQAREDILPEAEEVEFDYLVENFHTVGFTAITNEDATKHVRFPFRTPDELAGSLRDVEAPTCLVFGRERVGLHNSEMERLDEISSIPASADYPVLNLGQAATVALYELRELTVDETQLPDVAVHRAKEEEIEAFYDHFADFLELVDYPEEKQAKTGRMVRRILGRAHPTGREVNTLHGILRRARWHIEGNGRKDSVEDEEY; from the coding sequence ATGGGAGACAGTGCGCCCGCCGTCGCCGTCGTGGACGCGGAGACGCCCGGGAACGTCGGCACGATCGCTCGCGCGATGAAGAACTTCGGATTCAGCGACCTCTACCTCGTCGACCCGCCCGACCTCTCGCGGGAGTCCGAGGCGTACGGCTTCGCCGGGCAGGCGCGAGAGGACATCCTCCCCGAGGCCGAGGAGGTCGAGTTCGACTACCTCGTCGAGAACTTCCACACGGTGGGCTTCACCGCCATCACGAACGAGGACGCGACGAAGCACGTCCGCTTCCCGTTCCGCACGCCCGACGAACTCGCGGGGAGCCTCCGCGACGTCGAGGCCCCGACCTGCCTCGTCTTCGGGCGCGAGCGCGTCGGCCTCCACAACAGCGAGATGGAGCGCCTCGACGAGATCAGCTCGATCCCCGCGAGCGCGGACTACCCCGTCCTGAACCTCGGGCAGGCCGCGACGGTCGCGCTCTACGAACTGCGCGAGCTGACCGTCGACGAGACCCAACTCCCCGACGTCGCGGTCCACCGCGCGAAGGAGGAGGAGATAGAGGCGTTCTACGACCACTTCGCGGACTTCCTCGAGCTCGTCGACTACCCCGAGGAGAAGCAGGCGAAGACCGGGCGGATGGTCCGGCGCATCCTCGGGCGCGCACACCCCACGGGCCGCGAGGTCAACACCCTCCACGGCATCCTGCGCCGCGCGCGGTGGCACATCGAGGGGAACGGCCGGAAGGACTCCGTCGAGGACGAGGAGTACTGA
- a CDS encoding ABC transporter permease, whose protein sequence is MADGERDDGIIHSLSGLRESLGREDGADAPPLALLACAAAVALAVLAPIAWLVVRALEVPQARALDLLASGSTLTVLANSVGLVAAVTVASTLLGVPLAVATVRTDLPFPRFWTVALALPLVVPSYLGAFAYVAAFGPNGTLADLLAPLGVTSLPTIYGFAGAAFVLMLYVYPYVFLGTRAALLTMDASLVEAARTLGDSSLAAFRRVTLPRILPGVTAGALLVALYALSDFGTPTIMHVDVFTRVIYVEYSYSRDTAALLSVQLLLVTAVILLLESRVSDTGGSGYASGQSRSASRLRLGWLKVPALLACAAVVALALLVPLGVFAQWFFRADVAAYGNSFSWGYAWNSVYAAALTAGVAVLAAVPMGYLSGRYADSRLARLLERVTYAGYAAPGIVIALALVYVGVRYVRGLYQTLPLLVFAYVVRFLSQAIGTTRSSVVQVDRRLVEAARTLGDSSLAAFRRVTLPLILPGVSAGAALVFLTTMKELPATLLLQPANFRTLVTYIWTARESGFYGRIAVPALALLAVSALSMLVILARERTQQ, encoded by the coding sequence ATGGCGGACGGCGAGCGCGACGACGGCATCATCCACTCGCTCTCCGGCCTCCGCGAGTCGCTCGGCCGCGAGGACGGCGCGGACGCCCCGCCGCTCGCGCTGCTCGCGTGTGCGGCCGCCGTCGCGCTCGCCGTGCTCGCGCCCATCGCGTGGCTGGTCGTCCGCGCGCTCGAAGTCCCGCAGGCGCGCGCGCTCGACCTGCTCGCGAGCGGATCGACGCTCACCGTCCTCGCGAACAGCGTCGGCCTCGTCGCGGCCGTCACCGTCGCCTCGACGCTGCTCGGCGTCCCGCTCGCCGTCGCCACCGTCCGCACCGACCTGCCGTTCCCGCGCTTCTGGACGGTGGCGTTGGCGCTCCCGCTCGTGGTGCCGAGCTACCTCGGCGCGTTCGCGTACGTCGCGGCGTTCGGGCCGAACGGGACGCTCGCAGACCTGCTCGCGCCGCTCGGCGTGACCTCGCTCCCCACCATCTACGGCTTCGCGGGCGCGGCGTTCGTCCTCATGCTCTACGTCTACCCGTACGTCTTCCTCGGGACGCGCGCGGCGCTGCTCACGATGGACGCCTCGCTCGTGGAGGCGGCCCGCACGCTCGGGGACTCCTCGCTCGCGGCGTTCCGGCGCGTCACCCTCCCCCGGATCCTTCCGGGCGTCACGGCGGGGGCGCTCCTCGTCGCGCTCTACGCGCTCAGCGACTTCGGCACGCCAACCATCATGCACGTCGACGTCTTCACGCGCGTCATCTACGTCGAGTACTCCTACTCGCGCGACACCGCCGCGCTCCTCTCCGTCCAGCTCCTCCTCGTCACCGCCGTCATCCTCCTCCTCGAATCGCGCGTCTCCGACACGGGCGGCTCCGGCTACGCGAGCGGGCAGAGCCGTTCGGCGAGCCGCCTCCGCCTCGGGTGGCTGAAGGTCCCCGCCCTCCTCGCGTGCGCGGCCGTCGTCGCGCTCGCGCTCCTCGTCCCGCTCGGCGTCTTCGCGCAGTGGTTCTTCCGCGCGGACGTCGCGGCGTACGGCAACAGCTTCTCGTGGGGGTACGCGTGGAACTCCGTCTACGCCGCCGCGCTCACGGCGGGCGTCGCCGTGCTCGCCGCCGTCCCGATGGGGTATCTGTCGGGGCGCTACGCGGACTCGCGACTCGCACGCCTCCTCGAGCGCGTCACCTACGCGGGCTACGCAGCCCCCGGCATCGTCATCGCGCTCGCGCTCGTCTACGTCGGCGTGCGATACGTCCGCGGGCTCTACCAGACGCTCCCGCTGCTCGTCTTCGCGTACGTCGTGCGCTTCCTCTCACAGGCCATCGGGACGACGCGCTCGAGCGTCGTGCAGGTCGATCGGCGCCTCGTGGAGGCGGCCCGCACGCTCGGGGACTCCTCGCTCGCGGCGTTCCGGCGCGTCACCCTCCCGCTCATTCTCCCGGGCGTCTCCGCGGGCGCGGCGCTCGTCTTCCTCACGACGATGAAGGAGCTGCCCGCGACCCTGTTGCTCCAACCGGCGAACTTTCGCACGCTCGTCACCTACATCTGGACGGCCCGCGAGTCCGGATTCTACGGCCGCATCGCCGTCCCGGCGCTCGCGCTCCTCGCCGTCTCCGCGCTCTCGATGCTCGTCATCCTCGCACGCGAACGCACCCAACAGTAA
- a CDS encoding ABC transporter ATP-binding protein, protein MTDTPLQHADAQSTDAASADASARPTDGGDASDDARVALEIDGVTKRYGEQTAVSGLSLDVYDGELLTILGPSGCGKTTTLRLLAGLERPTEGTVRIADTRVADADASRPPNERNVGLVFQDFALFPHLSVAENVAYGIADASDDAKTERVADLLELVDLAGFEERDPSELSGGQQQRVALARALAPEPEVLLLDEPFSSLDVRLRVEMREDLKRILSATGVTAVSVTHDQEEALSISDRVAVMHDGHLEQVGAPEAVFENPESRFVASFLGQAGFLSGHIDDETVDTPVGSVPRAQLTGPTDRYVGAMVDVLVRPDDVSLAPATSEAEADGVVVRRQYTGPSFVYHVELTNGDRVRCQQNHTESHAVGTPVVLSIDAEHALAWYPTR, encoded by the coding sequence ATGACCGACACGCCACTCCAGCACGCCGACGCCCAGTCCACCGACGCCGCGTCAGCCGACGCGTCCGCACGCCCGACGGACGGCGGCGACGCGTCCGACGACGCGCGCGTCGCGCTCGAAATCGACGGCGTTACCAAACGCTACGGGGAACAGACGGCCGTTTCGGGGCTCTCCCTCGACGTTTACGACGGCGAACTCCTCACCATCCTCGGCCCCTCGGGTTGCGGGAAGACGACGACGCTCCGCCTGCTCGCCGGCCTCGAACGCCCCACCGAGGGCACGGTGCGCATCGCGGACACCCGGGTCGCGGACGCGGACGCCTCGCGGCCGCCGAACGAGCGGAACGTCGGTCTCGTCTTCCAGGACTTCGCGCTCTTCCCGCATCTCAGCGTCGCGGAGAACGTCGCCTACGGCATCGCGGACGCGAGCGACGACGCGAAAACAGAACGGGTCGCCGACCTCCTCGAACTCGTGGACCTCGCGGGCTTCGAGGAGCGCGATCCGAGCGAGCTCTCGGGCGGCCAGCAACAGCGCGTCGCGCTCGCTCGCGCGCTCGCGCCAGAGCCGGAGGTCCTCCTCCTCGACGAGCCTTTCTCCAGTCTGGACGTGCGCCTGCGCGTGGAGATGCGCGAGGACCTCAAGCGCATCCTCTCGGCGACGGGCGTGACTGCGGTGTCGGTGACGCACGACCAGGAGGAGGCGCTGAGCATCTCGGACCGCGTCGCCGTGATGCACGACGGCCACCTCGAACAGGTCGGCGCGCCCGAGGCCGTCTTCGAGAACCCGGAGTCGCGCTTCGTCGCGTCCTTCCTCGGGCAGGCGGGGTTCCTCTCCGGGCACATCGACGACGAGACGGTGGACACGCCCGTCGGGTCGGTGCCGCGCGCGCAACTCACCGGGCCGACCGACCGGTACGTCGGCGCGATGGTGGACGTGCTCGTCCGCCCGGACGACGTCTCGCTCGCGCCCGCGACGTCGGAGGCGGAGGCGGACGGCGTCGTCGTTCGCCGGCAGTACACGGGGCCGTCGTTCGTCTACCACGTCGAGTTGACGAACGGCGACCGGGTGCGCTGTCAGCAGAACCACACGGAGAGCCACGCCGTCGGGACGCCCGTGGTGCTCTCGATCGACGCGGAGCACGCGCTCGCGTGGTACCCGACGCGCTAG
- a CDS encoding PH domain-containing protein, whose translation MRLHPLSVVYRVGTRVAGLAWGFVVAAFAGTAVVPFLDTAEVAALGALGVLALAGYEVARYRRFTYALTESTLDVASGVLARREREIPLRRVQNVDVSRNVAQRVLGIATVHVETAGGGSTEAVLDCLSVAEAERLQTEIRRLKRRLDDESASAEGADGEAATGETRADVEDEETEVFALDTRHLLLASALSFDARLVSVVFVAQPFVWPALAPVVGDLGGMALLAVGALGVMGLALALWVASAARTFARFYGFRLTRAGDDLRYERGLGQRYTGTIPIEKLQTLVVRETVLQRRFGYASLSVETAGYAPGSGPSGGSEAAVPLATRSEVLALARDLEAFDVPEFEGVPTRARRRYAGRYAIGVGAIVALAALVNALVVSYPFWWAPVALFALVPAAAHYRWVHLGAAVDDAHAFTRSGFWTRRTHVVPHDRVQTLVERATLFQRRWGLASVVVDTAGSGGLGSGDAVAIDVSTDRAAALVERVSERVRASLAARRERE comes from the coding sequence ATGAGACTGCATCCGCTCTCCGTCGTCTACCGCGTCGGGACGCGCGTCGCCGGCCTCGCGTGGGGGTTCGTCGTCGCGGCGTTCGCGGGGACGGCGGTCGTGCCGTTCCTTGATACGGCCGAAGTCGCCGCGCTCGGCGCGCTCGGCGTGCTCGCGCTCGCCGGCTACGAGGTGGCGCGCTATCGCCGCTTCACGTACGCGCTCACGGAGTCGACGCTCGACGTCGCCTCCGGGGTGCTCGCGCGCCGCGAGCGCGAGATACCACTGCGGCGCGTGCAGAACGTCGACGTCTCGCGAAACGTCGCCCAGCGCGTGCTCGGCATCGCCACCGTCCACGTGGAGACGGCCGGTGGCGGGTCGACCGAGGCCGTCCTCGACTGCTTGAGCGTCGCGGAGGCCGAGCGCCTGCAGACGGAGATCCGGCGGCTGAAACGCCGCCTCGACGACGAGTCGGCGTCGGCCGAAGGAGCAGACGGGGAGGCGGCGACCGGTGAGACGCGCGCGGACGTCGAGGACGAGGAGACGGAGGTGTTCGCACTCGACACGCGCCACCTCCTGCTGGCGAGCGCGCTCTCCTTCGACGCGCGCCTCGTCTCCGTGGTGTTCGTCGCCCAGCCGTTCGTCTGGCCGGCGCTCGCGCCCGTGGTCGGCGACCTGGGCGGGATGGCGCTCCTCGCCGTCGGCGCTCTCGGCGTCATGGGGCTCGCGCTCGCGCTCTGGGTGGCGAGCGCGGCGCGGACGTTCGCGCGCTTCTACGGCTTCCGGCTGACGCGCGCGGGCGACGACCTCCGCTACGAGCGCGGCCTCGGACAGCGCTACACGGGCACCATCCCCATCGAGAAACTCCAGACGCTCGTGGTGCGCGAGACGGTGCTCCAGCGCCGCTTCGGTTACGCGTCGCTGTCGGTGGAGACGGCGGGCTACGCGCCCGGGTCGGGTCCGTCCGGCGGTTCGGAGGCCGCAGTCCCGCTCGCGACGCGCTCGGAGGTGCTCGCGCTCGCGCGGGACCTCGAAGCGTTCGACGTTCCGGAGTTCGAGGGCGTGCCGACGCGGGCGCGGCGGCGCTACGCGGGCCGCTACGCCATCGGCGTCGGTGCTATCGTCGCGCTCGCGGCGCTCGTGAACGCGCTCGTGGTCTCCTACCCGTTCTGGTGGGCGCCCGTCGCACTGTTCGCCCTCGTGCCGGCGGCCGCCCACTACCGGTGGGTACACCTCGGCGCCGCGGTGGACGACGCGCACGCGTTCACGCGCTCGGGCTTCTGGACGCGCCGGACGCACGTCGTCCCGCACGACCGCGTGCAGACGCTCGTCGAGCGCGCGACGCTCTTCCAGCGCCGCTGGGGGCTGGCGTCCGTCGTCGTGGACACCGCCGGGAGCGGCGGGCTCGGAAGCGGCGACGCGGTGGCAATCGACGTCTCGACCGACCGCGCGGCCGCCCTCGTGGAGAGGGTGAGCGAGCGCGTGCGCGCGTCGCTGGCCGCGCGCCGCGAGCGCGAGTGA
- a CDS encoding Lrp/AsnC family transcriptional regulator has product MDERDVRLLKAISDLGTGSPERLHEETDIPVSTIHYRLNNLRERGVIENDLYDLDLDELGLGVTVVLEVYTTYSGSYRGVAAELEEIEGVTQVFFTMGEYDFMVVARLPNSDAVERLITDFEAVEEVDRTNSTFVTSRTKDTPRPLQTYSLDTLLEELVDDGSE; this is encoded by the coding sequence ATGGACGAACGGGACGTACGCCTCCTGAAAGCCATCTCCGACCTCGGTACCGGGAGCCCCGAGCGACTCCACGAGGAGACGGACATCCCCGTCTCCACCATTCACTACCGACTGAACAACCTCCGCGAGCGCGGCGTCATCGAGAACGACCTCTACGACCTCGACCTCGACGAACTCGGCCTCGGCGTCACCGTCGTCCTCGAAGTCTACACCACCTACAGCGGGAGCTACAGGGGCGTCGCAGCCGAACTCGAGGAGATCGAGGGCGTCACGCAGGTCTTCTTCACGATGGGCGAGTACGACTTCATGGTCGTCGCGCGCCTCCCCAACTCCGACGCCGTCGAGCGCCTCATCACCGACTTCGAGGCCGTTGAGGAAGTCGACCGGACGAACTCCACGTTCGTCACCTCGCGCACGAAGGACACGCCGCGCCCCCTCCAGACCTACTCGCTCGACACCCTCCTCGAGGAACTCGTCGACGACGGGTCGGAGTGA